The following coding sequences are from one Candidatus Nitrohelix vancouverensis window:
- a CDS encoding alanine--glyoxylate aminotransferase family protein, whose product MKKKYLLAPGPTPVAEHVALEMAQPMMHHRTPQFSAIFAEAAEDAKALFQTKQDVLILASTGTGGMEGCITNLFSPGDKVLAINGGKFGERWGKISQAYGMTVVWHDVEWGQAADPAAIKDILAKEPDIKGILVQASETSTGVAHPIEELSKLTRDRDDILLIVDGITGVGVFDLPMDKWGIDALVTGSQKSLQLPPGLGLVALSEKAWKFADKSTCPHFYFDFKKERKNLADKTSAYTPAVSLVIGLRQVLKDLKEEGIDNVFKRHNRLARATRAAVTAMGLKMIAPDAPADSLTGVFVPEGVDGAKLVKSLRDDFGVTMAGGQDQWKGKVVRIAHLGYVDTFDTVTAIAALEMALRKFGHNVEFGKGIAAAQEILMEAY is encoded by the coding sequence ATGAAGAAAAAATACCTTCTCGCTCCAGGCCCCACACCAGTTGCAGAACATGTCGCGCTGGAAATGGCTCAACCCATGATGCACCACCGCACCCCGCAATTCAGCGCGATCTTCGCAGAAGCCGCAGAAGACGCCAAGGCGCTGTTTCAAACCAAACAGGACGTTTTGATTCTGGCATCCACCGGAACCGGCGGCATGGAAGGTTGCATCACCAATCTCTTTTCTCCGGGCGACAAGGTCCTCGCAATCAACGGCGGTAAATTCGGCGAACGTTGGGGTAAAATTTCCCAAGCCTACGGCATGACGGTCGTCTGGCACGATGTGGAATGGGGCCAGGCCGCAGACCCCGCCGCGATCAAGGACATCCTTGCAAAAGAACCCGACATCAAGGGAATTTTAGTGCAGGCTTCGGAAACCTCGACCGGCGTCGCGCATCCCATCGAAGAGCTGTCGAAACTGACTCGCGACCGGGACGATATTTTGCTGATCGTGGACGGCATCACCGGCGTCGGCGTTTTCGACCTGCCGATGGACAAATGGGGCATCGACGCCCTGGTGACGGGCTCGCAAAAATCTCTGCAATTGCCCCCCGGCCTCGGGCTGGTGGCCTTGAGCGAAAAAGCATGGAAATTTGCCGACAAATCGACTTGCCCGCATTTCTACTTCGACTTCAAGAAAGAGAGAAAGAATCTCGCCGACAAAACTTCCGCCTACACGCCCGCCGTGTCTCTGGTCATCGGACTGCGACAAGTTTTGAAGGATCTTAAAGAAGAAGGAATCGACAACGTTTTCAAACGCCACAATCGTCTGGCGCGCGCCACGCGCGCGGCTGTCACTGCGATGGGTTTGAAAATGATCGCCCCGGACGCTCCGGCAGACAGCCTGACCGGCGTCTTCGTTCCTGAAGGAGTGGACGGCGCCAAACTGGTGAAGAGCCTGCGCGACGATTTTGGAGTGACCATGGCGGGGGGACAGGATCAATGGAAGGGCAAAGTCGTTCGCATCGCGCATCTCGGCTATGTCGATACCTTTGACACCGTCACCGCGATCGCCGCTCTCGAAATGGCTTTGCGCAAGTTCGGTCACAACGTGGAATTTGGAAAAGGAATTGCCGCCGCCCAGGAAATCCTCATGGAAGCCTACTGA